A section of the Streptomyces sp. SLBN-118 genome encodes:
- a CDS encoding PP2C family protein-serine/threonine phosphatase codes for MINCGHPSPLLLRGGRVTALDVRRPAPPLGLTEIVDFDVAPETFAFEPGDIILLYTDGVIEARDRSGAFYPLGERVARWTGEHPETLLRRLCRDLLGHVGESLGDDATMRRSSACRARVRPA; via the coding sequence GTGATCAATTGTGGGCACCCCTCGCCTCTGCTGCTGCGCGGTGGGCGGGTCACCGCCCTGGACGTGCGCCGCCCGGCACCGCCCCTGGGCCTCACCGAAATCGTGGACTTCGACGTCGCCCCCGAAACCTTCGCCTTCGAGCCGGGCGACATCATCCTGCTCTACACGGACGGAGTCATCGAGGCCCGGGACCGGTCCGGCGCCTTCTACCCCCTCGGGGAGCGAGTGGCGCGGTGGACCGGAGAACATCCTGAGACCCTGCTGCGTCGCCTGTGCAGGGACCTCCTCGGTCACGTCGGGGAAAGCCTGGGCGACGATGCGACGATGCGGCGATCGAGCGCCTGCCGCGCACGGGTCAGACCGGCATAA
- a CDS encoding SpoIIE family protein phosphatase, whose translation MLRPLPQRIGPLRIASVYLAAEAEAQIGGDLYAAARTAQGTRLIIGDVRGKGLEAIGDAALRLGAFRAAAHRQADLPALVAYLEGTVSSNPWMIPTTPTTTARHSSPGGPRRPGQRVDA comes from the coding sequence GTGCTACGGCCCCTGCCGCAGCGGATCGGCCCGCTGCGTATCGCCTCCGTCTATCTCGCAGCCGAAGCGGAGGCGCAGATCGGCGGCGACCTGTACGCCGCCGCCCGCACGGCGCAGGGGACCCGGCTCATCATCGGGGATGTCCGGGGCAAGGGGCTGGAGGCGATCGGGGACGCCGCTCTCCGGCTCGGCGCCTTCAGGGCCGCTGCCCACCGGCAGGCCGATCTGCCCGCGCTGGTGGCCTATCTGGAGGGAACCGTCTCCTCCAACCCCTGGATGATCCCGACGACTCCGACGACCACGGCGAGGCATTCATCACCCGGCGGTCCTCGACGTCCCGGACAACGAGTCGACGCTTGA
- a CDS encoding peptidylprolyl isomerase, which yields MSNVFFDITINDEPAGRIVFALFDDVVPKTARNFRELATGEHGYGYEGSSFHRVIPDFMLQGGDFTAGNGTGGKSIYGQKFADENFQLKHTKPGQLSMANAGPNTNGSQFFITTIVTDWLDNKHVVFGEVVEGMDLVKRIEGLGSRSGAPKAKITIAKSGVVEG from the coding sequence ATGAGTAACGTCTTTTTCGACATCACCATCAACGACGAGCCCGCCGGCCGGATCGTCTTCGCGCTGTTCGACGACGTGGTCCCCAAGACCGCCAGGAACTTCCGCGAACTCGCCACGGGCGAGCACGGCTACGGCTACGAGGGCTCTTCCTTCCACCGTGTCATCCCGGACTTCATGCTCCAGGGCGGTGACTTCACCGCCGGTAACGGCACGGGCGGCAAGAGCATCTACGGTCAGAAGTTCGCCGACGAGAACTTCCAGCTCAAGCACACCAAGCCGGGTCAGCTCTCCATGGCCAACGCGGGCCCCAACACCAACGGCTCGCAGTTCTTCATCACGACCATCGTCACCGACTGGCTGGACAACAAGCACGTCGTCTTCGGCGAGGTCGTCGAGGGCATGGACCTCGTGAAGCGCATCGAGGGCCTCGGCTCCCGCAGCGGCGCCCCCAAGGCGAAGATCACGATCGCCAAGTCGGGCGTCGTCGAGGGCTGA
- a CDS encoding phospholipid carrier-dependent glycosyltransferase, whose amino-acid sequence MTQDHPSALDLDDDQAQPEAAHSRTPPATGKPPRRFDGLRRHRRWLRALVVVALLGQMALAMVTSAVEQTPTIDEPVYVGTAVVYVQQHSLRYNPEHPPLGKLIIATGPALAHPHLDPAFVGNQGAVGRHLLYESGNDPWRVMLWARLPVIVLTLLFGLVVFAFARDLTSSVGGLAALALYAFSPDIIAHGSLATLDVPMAGFLLTSVWLLWRARLRPRLYLPLAGVALGAAVSTKMSALPAVPVLLLLVVLSVWYSRRTRGAGTRGRLRLLGLGMAAAVVVALVVVAVVWASYVAVDPRLRWAAPEGVPAAHGLRGFAADWLPFPQPYRDGMRVQFAFEDTKWSGFLLGRHYRGSLWYYLPTALLIKTPLGMLALWLAGAVTVVTVPRLRPAAPYVLVPPAVLLVAALSGSRDFGVRYAIFLPMFLAVAAACLVVFRRRWAHALTAALVLFVAVSSLLTYPYYMPYSNEAFGGPSKTHLRLHDSNVDWGQDLGRLADRIRQRYPGEKVWLVYKGSGVPAFYGIDASDPRTVPPDRVHGLLVVSDSSIAKADARLTALIEGSRPIEEIGHSITIFRR is encoded by the coding sequence ATGACACAAGATCACCCATCGGCCCTCGATCTCGACGATGACCAGGCGCAGCCCGAAGCGGCTCACTCGCGAACGCCACCGGCCACGGGGAAACCGCCGCGCCGATTCGACGGGCTGCGCCGCCACCGGCGGTGGCTGAGGGCGCTCGTCGTGGTCGCGCTCCTCGGGCAGATGGCCCTCGCCATGGTCACGAGCGCGGTGGAGCAGACACCGACCATCGACGAGCCCGTGTATGTGGGCACGGCGGTGGTCTACGTTCAGCAGCACAGCCTGCGGTACAACCCTGAGCATCCGCCACTGGGGAAGCTGATCATCGCCACCGGGCCGGCGTTGGCCCACCCCCACCTCGACCCTGCCTTCGTCGGCAACCAAGGGGCGGTGGGGCGGCATCTCTTGTACGAATCGGGCAACGATCCGTGGCGCGTGATGCTGTGGGCACGTCTGCCGGTGATCGTGCTGACGCTGCTGTTCGGGCTGGTCGTCTTCGCGTTCGCCCGCGATCTCACGAGCTCCGTGGGCGGGTTGGCGGCGCTCGCGCTGTACGCGTTCTCGCCCGACATCATCGCGCACGGGTCGCTGGCCACGCTCGATGTACCGATGGCCGGCTTCCTTCTGACGTCGGTCTGGCTGCTGTGGCGGGCGCGGCTGCGGCCGCGCCTGTATCTCCCGCTCGCCGGGGTGGCACTCGGCGCGGCCGTGTCCACGAAGATGAGCGCGCTGCCCGCAGTCCCGGTACTGCTGCTCCTGGTCGTCCTGTCGGTCTGGTACTCCCGCCGCACGCGCGGCGCCGGCACGCGCGGGAGGTTGCGGCTGCTCGGGCTCGGCATGGCGGCGGCGGTCGTGGTGGCGCTGGTTGTGGTCGCGGTGGTGTGGGCGAGCTATGTGGCCGTCGATCCGCGGTTGCGCTGGGCGGCGCCGGAGGGCGTGCCGGCCGCCCACGGGCTGCGGGGGTTTGCCGCCGACTGGCTGCCGTTCCCCCAGCCCTACCGGGACGGGATGCGCGTCCAGTTCGCCTTCGAGGATACGAAGTGGAGCGGCTTCCTACTGGGCAGGCACTACCGCGGTTCGCTGTGGTATTACCTGCCGACCGCGCTGCTGATCAAGACACCGCTGGGCATGCTGGCGCTCTGGCTCGCCGGTGCCGTCACCGTTGTGACGGTTCCCCGGCTGCGGCCCGCGGCACCATATGTGCTCGTCCCCCCGGCCGTACTGCTGGTGGCGGCGCTCAGCGGGTCCCGTGACTTCGGTGTCCGGTACGCCATCTTCCTGCCGATGTTCCTGGCCGTCGCGGCGGCCTGCCTGGTCGTCTTCCGAAGGCGGTGGGCACACGCACTGACAGCTGCGCTCGTTCTGTTCGTCGCGGTCAGCTCACTGCTGACGTATCCGTACTACATGCCGTACTCCAACGAGGCGTTCGGCGGGCCCTCGAAGACCCACCTGCGCCTGCACGACTCCAATGTCGACTGGGGACAGGACCTGGGGAGACTCGCCGACCGCATCCGGCAGCGGTACCCGGGCGAGAAAGTCTGGCTCGTCTACAAGGGCAGCGGCGTACCTGCCTTCTACGGCATCGACGCCTCCGACCCGCGCACGGTGCCCCCGGACAGGGTTCACGGGCTGCTGGTCGTATCGGACTCCTCGATCGCCAAGGCGGACGCCCGACTCACGGCGCTGATCGAAGGCAGCAGGCCGATCGAGGAGATCGGCCACTCGATCACGATCTTCCGCCGGTGA
- a CDS encoding HypC/HybG/HupF family hydrogenase formation chaperone — protein sequence MCLAVPGRVLDIEERDGTRMASVDFGGVVKEVCLEYLPDLQIGEYAIVHVGFALQRLDEESAKQTLELFSTLGMLQEEFGDPWELAAQAGGSPLPAAGIDTAQEAQK from the coding sequence ATGTGCCTGGCGGTACCCGGGAGAGTCCTGGACATCGAGGAACGCGACGGCACCCGTATGGCCAGCGTCGATTTCGGCGGCGTCGTCAAGGAGGTGTGCCTGGAGTATCTGCCGGACCTCCAGATCGGCGAGTACGCCATCGTCCACGTCGGATTTGCCCTGCAACGCCTGGACGAGGAGTCGGCCAAGCAGACGCTCGAGCTCTTCTCCACGCTCGGGATGCTCCAGGAGGAGTTCGGCGATCCGTGGGAGCTCGCGGCACAGGCGGGTGGATCCCCGTTGCCTGCCGCCGGCATCGACACAGCGCAGGAGGCTCAGAAGTGA
- the hypD gene encoding hydrogenase formation protein HypD gives MKYIDEFQDPDLARRLLDDIHSTVTRPWALMEVCGGQTHTIIRHGIDQLLPDQVELIHGPGCPVCVTPLEVIDKALEIASRPEVIFCSFGDMLRVPGTGRDLFQVRSEGGDVRVVYSPLDALRIAQQNPDREVVFFGIGFETTAPPNAMTVYQARRLGIQNFSLLVSHVRVPPAIEAIMQSPSCRVQAFLAAGHVCSVMGVSEYPGLAERFGVPIVVTGFEPLDILEGVRRTVRQLERGEHTVDNAYPRAVRPEGNPAAQAMLADVFEVTDRAWRGIGTIPGSGWRLSQRYREYDAEYRFSVTGIRTREPAECRSGEVLQGLLKPHECEAFGTLCTPRTPLGATMVSSEGACAAYYLYRRLDITTASLEANSVV, from the coding sequence GTGAAGTACATCGACGAGTTCCAGGACCCGGATCTGGCGCGGCGTCTGCTGGACGACATCCACTCCACGGTGACCAGACCGTGGGCGCTGATGGAGGTCTGCGGGGGACAGACGCATACGATCATCCGGCACGGCATCGACCAATTGCTCCCCGACCAGGTGGAGTTGATCCACGGGCCGGGCTGTCCCGTGTGTGTCACCCCGCTGGAGGTGATCGACAAGGCGCTGGAGATCGCCTCCCGCCCCGAGGTGATCTTCTGCTCCTTCGGCGACATGCTCCGTGTGCCGGGCACCGGCCGTGACCTGTTCCAGGTCCGCAGTGAAGGCGGCGATGTACGGGTCGTCTACTCGCCGCTCGACGCCCTGAGGATCGCTCAGCAGAACCCGGACCGGGAAGTGGTGTTCTTCGGCATCGGATTCGAGACGACCGCGCCGCCCAATGCCATGACGGTGTATCAGGCGCGCAGGCTCGGAATCCAGAACTTCAGCCTCCTGGTGTCCCATGTGAGGGTGCCGCCCGCGATCGAGGCGATCATGCAGTCCCCGAGCTGTCGGGTGCAGGCCTTTCTCGCGGCCGGGCATGTGTGCAGCGTGATGGGAGTGTCGGAGTATCCCGGGCTCGCCGAACGCTTCGGAGTCCCCATCGTGGTGACCGGATTCGAGCCGCTGGACATCCTTGAGGGGGTGCGCAGAACCGTACGGCAGCTGGAACGCGGCGAGCACACCGTCGACAATGCCTACCCCCGTGCGGTCCGCCCCGAGGGAAACCCCGCCGCCCAGGCCATGCTGGCGGATGTCTTCGAGGTCACCGACCGCGCCTGGCGCGGTATCGGAACCATCCCGGGCAGCGGCTGGCGGTTGTCGCAGCGATACCGGGAATACGACGCCGAGTACCGCTTCTCGGTCACCGGCATCCGGACCAGGGAGCCGGCGGAGTGCCGCAGCGGGGAGGTCCTGCAGGGCCTGCTGAAACCCCATGAGTGCGAGGCCTTCGGCACGCTGTGCACGCCCCGGACCCCGCTCGGCGCCACCATGGTCTCCAGTGAGGGCGCGTGTGCCGCGTACTACCTCTACCGGCGGCTGGACATCACGACCGCATCGCTGGAGGCGAACTCCGTTGTCTGA
- the hypE gene encoding hydrogenase expression/formation protein HypE — MNGSPRTTELPDPTAWTCPAPLRDQSRVVMGHGGGGALSAELVQHIFAPAFGGEVLGQLGDSAALSLGGVRLAFSTDSFVVRPLFFPGGSIGDLAVNGTVNDLAMSGAQAAYLSCGFILEEGVELSVVSRVADALGRAARIAGVDVVTGDTKVVEAGHGDGIYINTAGIGIIPAGVDLRPQRVVPGDVVIVSGAIGVHGVAIMSVREGLEFGVEIESDCAALGGLVGEMLAVTPDLHVLRDPTRGGLAATLNEIAAASGVGVVIQERSIPVPPPVAGACAVLGLDPMYVANEGKLVAFVPREHAEPVLEAMRTHPLGAEAAVIGEAVEAHPGMVVARTGLGGTRVVDLPIGEQLPRIC; from the coding sequence GTGAACGGCTCGCCGCGGACCACCGAGCTGCCGGACCCGACGGCGTGGACCTGCCCGGCACCACTGCGGGACCAGAGCCGGGTGGTGATGGGCCACGGCGGTGGCGGCGCGCTGTCCGCCGAGCTCGTCCAGCACATTTTCGCACCCGCCTTCGGGGGAGAGGTGCTCGGGCAACTGGGCGATTCCGCGGCGCTCTCGCTCGGCGGAGTCCGGCTGGCCTTCTCCACGGACTCCTTCGTCGTGCGGCCGCTGTTCTTCCCCGGCGGCAGTATCGGCGACCTGGCAGTCAACGGCACCGTCAACGACCTTGCCATGAGCGGCGCCCAAGCCGCCTATCTCTCCTGCGGGTTCATCCTGGAGGAGGGCGTGGAGCTCTCGGTGGTCTCCCGCGTGGCGGACGCGCTGGGCAGGGCCGCCCGCATCGCGGGGGTCGACGTGGTGACAGGCGACACCAAGGTCGTCGAGGCCGGCCACGGCGACGGGATCTACATCAACACCGCGGGGATCGGCATCATCCCGGCGGGCGTCGATCTGCGGCCGCAGCGCGTCGTCCCGGGTGATGTGGTGATCGTCAGCGGTGCGATCGGCGTCCACGGCGTCGCGATCATGAGCGTCCGCGAGGGCCTTGAGTTCGGCGTCGAGATCGAGAGCGACTGCGCGGCGCTCGGCGGCCTGGTGGGCGAGATGCTCGCTGTCACCCCGGACCTGCATGTGCTGCGCGATCCCACACGCGGAGGTCTGGCGGCCACGCTGAACGAGATCGCGGCGGCCTCCGGTGTCGGAGTCGTCATCCAGGAGCGCAGCATCCCTGTCCCGCCACCCGTGGCGGGCGCCTGTGCCGTCCTGGGGCTGGACCCGATGTACGTCGCCAACGAAGGCAAGCTCGTGGCGTTCGTCCCGCGCGAGCACGCCGAGCCGGTCCTGGAAGCCATGCGTACGCACCCCCTGGGCGCCGAGGCAGCGGTGATCGGCGAGGCGGTTGAGGCCCACCCCGGCATGGTGGTGGCGCGCACCGGACTCGGCGGCACACGGGTGGTGGACCTGCCGATCGGGGAGCAACTGCCGCGAATCTGCTGA
- a CDS encoding Ku protein, which yields MPRPVWSGAISFGLVTIPIKVLPATENRSISFHQFHLEDGGRIRTRKVCEIDGKQLRGDEIGRGYEVAKDTIIQVTDEDLDSMPLPTAKAIEIVAFVPADSIDPVRIGDSYYLAADGAVAAKPYVLLRQALERSAKVAIAKFAWHNRERLGLLRVKEGAIVLHAMRWPDEIRDPAELTPKPVDLEDSEIDAAIQLMETMATDDISGYTDHYREALEEVIAAKAAGKQPPKPEGEPEPAGQVVDLMAALNASVQAAKESRGESGEHATVHEMPKKGAAKKTAATAKKSTATAKKTAARKPAKKAAGRKPKSA from the coding sequence ATGCCGAGGCCCGTATGGAGCGGCGCTATCTCGTTTGGCCTGGTCACGATCCCTATCAAGGTGCTGCCCGCCACCGAGAACCGCTCCATCAGCTTCCACCAGTTCCACCTGGAGGACGGCGGCCGGATCCGCACCCGCAAGGTGTGCGAGATCGACGGGAAGCAGCTGCGCGGCGACGAGATCGGCCGGGGTTACGAGGTCGCGAAGGACACCATCATCCAGGTCACCGACGAGGACCTGGACAGCATGCCGCTGCCGACGGCAAAGGCGATCGAGATCGTCGCGTTCGTGCCCGCCGACAGCATCGACCCGGTGCGCATCGGCGACTCGTACTACCTGGCCGCGGACGGGGCCGTCGCCGCCAAGCCCTACGTGCTGCTGCGCCAGGCCTTGGAGCGCAGCGCGAAGGTCGCGATCGCCAAGTTCGCCTGGCACAACCGGGAGCGCCTCGGTCTGCTGCGGGTCAAGGAGGGCGCGATCGTCCTGCACGCGATGCGGTGGCCCGACGAGATCCGCGACCCGGCCGAGCTGACGCCGAAACCGGTCGACCTCGAGGACTCCGAGATCGACGCCGCGATCCAGCTGATGGAGACGATGGCGACCGACGACATCTCCGGGTACACCGACCACTACCGGGAAGCCCTCGAAGAAGTCATCGCCGCCAAGGCGGCCGGGAAGCAGCCGCCCAAGCCGGAGGGCGAGCCGGAGCCGGCCGGTCAGGTCGTGGACCTGATGGCCGCGCTGAACGCCTCGGTACAGGCGGCGAAGGAATCACGCGGGGAGAGCGGCGAGCACGCCACCGTGCACGAAATGCCGAAGAAGGGCGCGGCGAAGAAGACGGCGGCCACCGCCAAGAAAAGCACCGCGACCGCCAAGAAGACCGCG
- a CDS encoding collagenase, with the protein MSQLRSVRKPLLAGAISVALLAPFGQTAQAVDRESAALKAPATFAARPGPAAKPASAPGGNPFDEVEHLAKAPKPAAEPASAPGGLAQGGRTPGRQGPGKSRASSIARVSAAGVPCTLDGITRLTPEQFADFLADPAVTADGCLRGLIWTWDARLVPVMSDAHVQAVGRRISSLAAAHNGRNGTHLLEMFTYLHAVVYHDFSRPEIDITDAPTTEILRRAIYDFGTAARTFQVTQTNAETLREALYTGSAPGLRHSQLGLIRKVLATMDRFHKGQYDNASWGGAALAALSVNYLGIYPGNRDSAFHNVVTQNASYRASFRAFADYTHLKGTVNEWVVRDALGEYGRFGQVDALKARIVPDLGALLPVARANFGDGSRPWASLVSWLNFYEACKPYAVCKEDIERKIFPYTYTYDNGAIKVRTGLDRATVDQLYYASKQVRAHFHRVLGTEQPLVGDTNTSLTIVLYGSRADYEVYHPILTGMGTQNGGIYIERGATFYTYQRRVPQDSSLTLEELFRHEYVHYLNGRWAVPGYFGEGPWYSGDRTTAMDEGTAEFFDGATRDDGIRVRKSLVRGIINDTAGGGPRMTVNQLLHATYDGDGFRFYNYAGTFFEYLWTERPALLREMYGYLRADDPAGFDAWRTRLGGDAALQRSYDSFLDAQIAKLDDLFVPQTSFTPNDQLRDATSEAVRQAFATATYADPVCSEGGEPGKRRFTCTGRITANLSDASSADSVFKDMSETVDYFILDRARPASNNLADMNCSFGPVEIWSNRTAGSATYSCEGPLRS; encoded by the coding sequence GTGTCCCAGCTCAGATCCGTGCGCAAGCCCCTGCTCGCCGGAGCCATATCCGTCGCGCTGCTTGCACCGTTCGGCCAGACCGCCCAAGCCGTGGACAGGGAGTCTGCGGCCCTCAAGGCGCCTGCCACCTTCGCCGCCCGGCCGGGCCCGGCCGCGAAGCCCGCCTCCGCACCCGGGGGCAACCCCTTCGACGAGGTCGAACACCTCGCCAAGGCACCCAAGCCCGCCGCCGAGCCGGCCTCCGCGCCGGGAGGGCTGGCACAAGGCGGCCGCACACCCGGCCGCCAGGGCCCGGGCAAGAGCAGGGCTTCCTCGATCGCCCGGGTCAGCGCCGCAGGGGTCCCGTGCACCCTCGACGGCATCACCCGCCTCACGCCGGAGCAGTTCGCCGACTTCCTCGCCGACCCTGCCGTCACCGCCGACGGCTGCCTCAGAGGCCTCATCTGGACCTGGGACGCCCGGCTCGTCCCGGTGATGTCCGACGCCCACGTCCAGGCCGTCGGCCGCCGGATCTCCTCGCTCGCCGCCGCCCACAACGGCCGCAACGGCACCCATCTGCTGGAGATGTTCACGTATCTCCACGCCGTGGTGTACCACGACTTCTCGCGCCCCGAGATAGACATCACCGATGCCCCGACCACCGAGATCCTGCGTCGTGCCATCTACGACTTCGGCACCGCGGCCCGCACCTTCCAGGTAACGCAGACCAACGCCGAGACCCTGCGCGAGGCGCTGTACACCGGTAGCGCCCCCGGCCTGCGGCACAGCCAGCTCGGCCTGATCAGAAAAGTCCTCGCCACGATGGACCGCTTCCACAAGGGTCAGTACGACAACGCCTCCTGGGGCGGCGCTGCCCTTGCCGCCCTCTCCGTGAACTACCTCGGCATCTACCCGGGCAACCGGGACTCGGCCTTCCACAACGTGGTCACCCAGAACGCCTCCTACCGTGCGTCCTTCCGGGCCTTCGCCGACTACACGCACCTCAAGGGCACCGTCAACGAGTGGGTCGTGCGCGACGCCCTCGGCGAATACGGCCGCTTCGGCCAGGTCGACGCCCTGAAGGCACGGATCGTTCCCGACCTCGGGGCCCTGCTGCCCGTCGCGCGCGCCAACTTCGGCGACGGCAGCCGCCCCTGGGCCTCACTCGTGTCGTGGCTCAACTTCTACGAGGCGTGCAAGCCCTACGCCGTGTGCAAGGAGGACATCGAGCGGAAGATCTTCCCGTACACGTACACCTACGACAACGGCGCCATCAAGGTGCGCACCGGGCTGGACCGCGCCACCGTCGACCAGCTCTACTATGCGAGCAAGCAGGTCAGGGCACACTTCCACCGGGTCCTCGGCACCGAGCAGCCACTGGTCGGCGACACCAACACCTCGCTGACGATCGTGCTCTACGGATCGCGCGCCGACTACGAGGTCTACCACCCGATCCTGACCGGGATGGGGACCCAGAACGGCGGCATCTACATCGAGCGCGGTGCCACCTTCTACACCTACCAGCGCCGGGTGCCGCAGGACTCCTCCCTCACCCTCGAAGAGCTCTTCCGGCACGAGTACGTGCACTACCTCAACGGCCGCTGGGCCGTGCCCGGTTACTTCGGCGAAGGACCCTGGTACAGCGGCGACCGGACCACCGCGATGGACGAGGGGACGGCCGAGTTCTTCGACGGAGCCACCCGCGACGACGGGATCAGGGTGCGCAAGTCCCTGGTCCGCGGAATCATCAACGACACCGCGGGCGGCGGCCCCCGGATGACCGTGAACCAGCTGCTGCACGCCACGTACGACGGGGACGGCTTCCGCTTCTACAACTACGCGGGCACCTTCTTCGAGTACCTGTGGACCGAACGCCCCGCCCTGCTCCGCGAGATGTACGGATACCTGCGGGCGGACGATCCAGCGGGATTCGATGCCTGGCGCACCCGCCTCGGCGGCGACGCGGCCCTGCAGCGCTCGTACGACAGCTTCCTCGACGCACAGATCGCCAAGCTCGACGACCTGTTCGTGCCCCAGACGAGCTTCACGCCCAACGACCAGCTCAGGGACGCCACTTCGGAGGCCGTACGCCAGGCCTTCGCCACCGCCACGTACGCGGATCCGGTGTGCTCCGAGGGCGGCGAACCCGGCAAACGGCGCTTCACGTGCACCGGGAGGATCACCGCAAATCTCTCTGACGCGAGCAGCGCTGACAGTGTCTTCAAGGACATGTCCGAGACGGTCGACTACTTCATCCTCGACCGCGCCCGGCCTGCGTCCAACAACCTCGCCGACATGAACTGCTCGTTCGGACCCGTCGAGATCTGGAGCAACCGGACGGCAGGCTCCGCGACATACAGCTGCGAGGGGCCGCTGCGCAGCTGA